From one Plasmodium malariae genome assembly, chromosome: 12 genomic stretch:
- the PmUG01_12078200 gene encoding conserved Plasmodium protein, unknown function produces the protein MNSSICLEEYNTWDKRFALTSNNENVQNYNMPLNLNYSDNCYENTTFFDNSLLKSNWESTNTSLVNYNSPLSTNNVNFNYAYNQNNDIYKRKNKYGELKLNTFNKEKIYFAKNENEKDYYEKNALRNTPFEINNFSRNTKKFEFLKNSCNFKKGLKKNCIINDKYNKITRELSCIGDMYIKNINRCYACNCSNIYKQIYKNENCNVIDMKQIHNDLIYLIIKYLYYERILPEANEIKRKINKYFPECPVLNNNFINICREDKFKKFEIYKANSYEKEEKKGKIFFKKSFNNENICIYLRGISKDFFINPNDDTENIFQYIPLIFIHLIDRFRIQSPDNSHKGGRYILAETLKHTGPYIFRTMKLGRIIHILQKCIDLNILSYFNNNIIPIFTSLTISKTYISKMHVNQTPALKNHKEHSINLIKNRISYLLYSYSEDKTKAKGFSLSRLPLIYKNVYKENINIDQIGYSKLTEFINNEMSDICFISTQHKFQCILLPVMEDDQKHRDKNAKLKKEIELKKSLDYIKNYQWERCISYLHFSNCLKNKNAQFELEYKTSNETIEELFNDNFSLDDKTNKDINEHNTPEDVPLLLPLDVVNLPSSYDMYDSYYKSPTYYSTDEKEDNSMIKFVDASQNKFDIISDFQKCENINISIEESIDINHMYFNFPSTYNVFHYLFNDNLEDVPIVDHCRIQN, from the exons atgaatagtTCCATCTGCCTCGAGGAATATAACACCTGGGATAAAAGATTTGCCCTTACAAGTAACAATGAAAATGTGCAGAATTACAATATGccattaaatttaaattacagCGATAACTGTTACGAAAACACAACTTTTTTCGATAATAGCTTACTCAAATCCAATTGGGAAAGTACTAACACAAGCTTGGTAAATTATAATAGCCCCCTATCTACAAACAAcgtaaattttaattatgcttataatcaaaataacgatatatacaaaagaaaaaataaatatggggaattaaaattaaatacatttaataaggaaaaaatatattttgcaaaaaatgaaaatgaaaaagactATTATGAAAAGAATGCACTAAGAAATACCCCATTTGAAATTAATAACTTTTCGAGgaacacaaaaaaatttgaatttcttaaaaacagTTGCAATTTCAAAaaaggattaaaaaaaaattgtataataaatgataaatataataaaataacaagaGAATTGTCGTGCATCGGagatatgtacataaaaaatataaataggtGTTATGCATGCAACTgttcaaatatttataaacagATATACAAAAACGAAAATTGTAATGTTATAGACATGAAACAAATACATAatgatttaatttatttaattataaaatatttatattatgaaagAATCTTACCAGAAGCTaacgaaataaaaaggaaaattaataaatattttcctgAGTGCCCcgttttaaataataattttataaatatatgtagagaagataaattcaaaaaatttgaaatttaTAAAGCTAATTCTTAcgaaaaagaggaaaaaaaaggaaaaatattttttaaaaaatctttCAATAATGAAAACATTTGTATATACCTTAGAGGTATATCCAAAGATTTTTTCATCAACCCTAACGATGACACTGAAAATATTTTCCAGTATATTCCATTGATCTTTATTCACCTAATTGACAGATTTAGGATTCAGTCAc CGGACAATAGCCACAAGGGAGGTAGATACATATTAGCTGAAACGTTAAAACATACAGGgccttatatttttagaacGATGAAATTAGGGAGAATAATTCATATACTACAAAAGTGCATTgacttaaatattttatcatatttcaacaataatattataccGATATTTACTTCTTTGACCATTTCcaaaacatatatttccAAAATGCATGTGAATCAAACCCCCGCTTTAAAAAATCACAAAGAGCAttctataaatttaataaaaaaccGAATAAGCTATTTGTTATATAGCTACTCAGAAGATAAAACTAAGGCAAAAG GCTTTTCCCTGAGTAGACTTCCcctgatatataaaaatgtatacaaggaaaatataaatatagaccAGATAGGATATTCTAAATTAACGGAATTCATAAATAACGAAATGAGCGATATTTGCTTTATATCAACACAACATAAATTTCAGTGCATACTGTTACCTGTTATGGAAGAT GATCAAAAGCATAGAgataaaaatgcaaaattaaaaaaagaaatagaattGAAGAAGTCCTtagattatataaaaaattatcagtGGGAGAGATGTATttcatatttacatttttctaattgtttaaaaaacaaaaatgcaCAATTTGAATTAGAGTATAAAACTTCTAACGAAACTATAGAAGAACTGTTCAATGATAACTTTTCTCTTGAcgataaaacaaataaggaTATTAATGAACACAATACCCCTGAAGATGTACCTTTATTATTACCCCTCGATGTTGTTAATTTACCTTCATCTTATGATATGTACGATTCTTATTACAAATCACCTACCTATTATAGTACGgatgaaaaagaagataatTCAATGATTAAATTTGTGGACGCttcacaaaataaatttgacATTATAAGTGATTTCCAAAAATGTgaaaacataaacatatcTATTGAAGAGTCCATAGATATAAatcatatgtattttaacTTTCCATCTACatataatgtttttcattatttatttaatgacAACTTGGAAGATGTGCCTATTGTAGATCACTGTAGGATACAAAATTAA
- the CTR1 gene encoding copper transporter, putative, with protein sequence MHKYIWKILFIFFVINSLYIRAEKDDDNKNKGDDPCLHNIAMCSNKKLSKNKLSFIYDIWKNYETYKDIITNHQNKEMNKTFQLQDEAEDIKLMNHSLSMPMSFQFSTHTIILFKFWETLTATSYFVSLIICFIFGIISVILKVFRLNVERSLPKTTDTSVLKSKVLFKNNTIRMILSFIIYAWDYLLMLIVMTFNVGLFLSVVLGLSFGYFLFGNNFITCNNKTSASDMNVHKEFYGDPACCGC encoded by the exons atgcataaatatatatggaaaatactttttatatttttcgttataaattctttatatataagagCTGAAAAAGATGATGACAACAAAAATAAGGGTGATGATCCATGTTTACACAACATAGCAATGTgttctaataaaaaattaagcaaaaataaattatcctttatatatgatatctGGAAAAATTATGAGACTTATAAGGATATAATTACTAATCatcaaaataaagaaatgaataaaaCTTTCCAACTACAGGATGAAGCCGAAGATATTAAGTTGATGAATCATAGTTTATCAATGCCTATGTCTTTTCAGTTTTCAACCCAtaccataattttatttaaattttggGAAACCTTAACA GCAACATCATATTTTGTCTCtcttataatttgttttatattcgGAATAATCTCAGTTATATTAAAAGTGTTTAGGTTGAATGTGGAAAGATCGTTGCCGAAAACAACAGATACAAGTGTTTTAAAAAGCaaagttttatttaaaaataatacaattagaatgattttatcttttatcatatatgcatgggattatttattaatgttaaTTGTAATGACATTTAACGTtggattatttttatcagtTGTTTTGGGTTTATCCTTtggttattttttatttggcaataatttcataacatgtaataataaaacttcAGCAAGTGACATGAATGTTCATAAAGAATTTTATGGAGATCCAGCTTGTTGTGGATGttag
- the Trx-Px1 gene encoding thioredoxin peroxidase 1, putative, with translation MATYVGKEAPFFKAEAVFGDNTFGEVSLKDFIGKKYVLLYFYPLDFTFVCPSEIIALDKALNSFNERNVELLGCSVDSKYTHLAWKKTPLSKGGIGNIKHTLLSDISKSISRDYNVLFGDSVSLRAFVLIDKQGIVQHLLVNNLAIGRSVDEILRIIDAIQHHEKCGDVCPANWQKGKVSMKPSEEGVSTYLSTL, from the coding sequence ATGGCAACATACGTAGGAAAAGAAGCCCCATTTTTCAAAGCTGAGGCCGTGTTTGGTGATAACACTTTTGGTGAAGTGAGTTTAAAAGATTTTATTGGAAAGAAATATGTTctcctttatttttacccACTAGATTTTACTTTTGTATGCCCATCTGAAATTATAGCTTTAGATAAAGCTCTTAATTCGTTTAACGAGAGGAATGTAGAATTGTTGGGATGTAGCGTAGATAGCAAGTACACACATTTAGCATGGAAAAAAACGCCATTGTCAAAAGGAGGTATCggtaatataaaacataccTTGTTATCCGACATTTCGAAAAGCATTTCGAGAGATTATAATGTTCTCTTTGGTGATAGTGTGTCATTAAGAGCTTTTGTTCTAATTGATAAACAAGGAATAGTTCAACATCTTCTTGTTAACAATTTAGCAATAGGTAGATCAGTTGATGAAATCTTAAGAATAATCGATGCCATACAACATCATGAGAAATGTGGAGATGTATGCCCAGCCAACTggcaaaaaggaaaagtatCTATGAAGCCATCAGAAGAAGGTGTTTCAACATATTTATCCACattgtaa